A region of Lycium barbarum isolate Lr01 chromosome 1, ASM1917538v2, whole genome shotgun sequence DNA encodes the following proteins:
- the LOC132638945 gene encoding 21 kDa protein-like: MAALKLILLTSLLSLFHFSSTADSTVVATSFIKSSCKITTYPDVCVTSLAGYGPTIKRSPQQLAQTAMSVSLDRAQSAQSFVNKLCKFKGLKPREYAALKDCLEEMSDTIDRISKSVKELKSMGRTRGKDFQWHMSNIETWISAALTDENTCGDGFAGKGMNGRIKASIRARVTHVAQVTSNALALINQFAAKAKH; encoded by the coding sequence atggcAGCACTAAAACTTATACTGCTAACGTCTCTGCTATCTCTCTTCCATTTCTCCAGCACTGCGGATTCAACCGTAGTCGCCACCAGCTTTATCAAGAGTTCATGCAAAATCACCACGTATCCCGACGTATGTGTCACTTCCCTCGCAGGGTACGGACCAACCATAAAACGTAGCCCACAACAGCTAGCCCAAACAGCCATGTCAGTGAGCCTAGACAGGGCCCAATCAGCCCAATCATTTGTTAACAAGTTGTGCAAGTTCAAAGGATTGAAACCAAGAGAATATGCAGCTTTGAAAGATTGTTTGGAGGAAATGAGTGATACAATTGACAGGATAAGTAAATCTGTAAAGGAACTTAAGAGTATGGGAAGGACACGTGGCAAGGATTTTCAGTGGCATATGAGTAATATAGAGACATGGATTAGTGCTGCTCTTACTGATGAGAATACTTGTGGAGATGGTTTTGCTGGAAAGGGTATGAATGGTAGGATTAAGGCTTCTATTAGAGCAAGGGTTACTCATGTAGCTCAGGTTACTAGCAATGCCTTGGCACTAATCAACCAATTTGCAGCTAAGGCTAAGCATTAA